CGGGGGCCTGGCTCTCTGAGCGCGCCTTCTGGGGGGCTTTTTTCAATCCGAGTTATGGGCCACAACTGGTGTTCCGCACGGGACTGGCCCTGGCGCTGGCGGGCTGTCTCGGCTTGCTGCTGATGCGCTGGGTGGCGCCACCTTCCCTGCTGGTGCCCTTCCAGCGCTTGTGTGGGCGCTTTCTGCTCGCGGCGGTGCCCCTCATGGGGCTGGGCGGTTGTTGGTACCTGATGGTGTTGCCGGACCGGATGCGCGCGCTCTTGCCGACCGCCTTGATGACCACCCGCTTCGCGGACTGGAGTGCCCTGGCTGGTGTGCTGCACGCCCTGGTTTGCCTCGCCTTGTTCGGGCTTGGCTTGGCCTGCCTGCGCCTCGGCCGTGCGGCGCCACGGGCGGTGGTGTGGCTGACGGGGTTTGCCCTCGTGATGTTGCTCGGACATTTCGAGCGGGCCCGAGAATTCGTGCGGAAGCCATTTCTCATCCCTGGTTACATGTATGCCAACGGGATTCGGGTGGCGGACGTGCCACGCCTCAATCGGGAAGGTCTGTTGACCCATACCCGCTGGACCGGCATCAAGCGCCCTGAGCCAGGTCAGGAGAGGGCGGCGGGGCAGGCTTTGTTCCGTTTGCAGTGCGCCAGCTGTCACACGGTGGCGGGGCCGAACGGATTGGCTGTGCGACTGTCAGGGCAATCCCCTCAGGGGATTCACGCGTTTCTGGGGGTGCAGCATCAGGTTCATCCTTTCATGCCGCCGTTTGTCGGGACCGAGGCCGAGAAACATGCCCTTGCAGGGTACCTCTCCTCCTTGCGGCAATCGCCGGAGCGCGATGCCCGAGTGCCCGGGAGGACGCTCCCGTGATGATTCCAGCCATCGATCTGCCCTCGCCGTTGCCCCTGCCCATCGGCAAGGTTGCGCTGGTCGGCGCATTCTTGCTGCACATCGTCTTCGTCAACCTGATGCTGGGGGGAACACTGCTGGCGTTGTCGGCGCACTTCGTCGGTCGTCGTGATGCCTTGTTTTTACGTTTCGCTGGTCTGCTGATGGACACCGTCACGGTTCACAAGAGCGTGGCCGTGGTGCTCGGCATCGGTCCCTTGCTGCTGATCAGCGTGGTCTACCCGGTGGCCTTCTATTCCAGCAGTGCCCTGATCGCGCCGGCTTGGCTGTCAGTGCTCTGGCTGGTCACGCTGGCGTTCGCGCTGCTGTATGCCTATAAATTTGGCTGGGATGGCTGGATGCACCGGCATCCGGGCTGGCACGCCACCGTGGGGGGCTTGGCGGCGTTGACGCTGTTGGCGATTCCCTTCATCTACCTGACCAACACGCAGTTGATGTTGGATGCGGCCGCCATGGCCCGTCGGCCCGGTTTCTTCGAGGCGCTGTGGAGCGTCGGGAACGTGTTGCCACGCTATTTCCATTTCCTGCTGGCCAGTCTGGCGATCGCCGGGCTGTGGGTCATGGGGTGGTGGGGACGCGCCGGTTCGGTGCTCTCTGGAGAGGATCGCGCGCGTGTGGTGCGGTTCGGGGGACAATGGGCGATCGCCACCACGGCGCTTCAGTTCCTGGCAGGCCCGCTGGTGCTTTTCACGCTCCCTCGGGGCGCTCTGACTGCACCGGCCGTGCTGGTCTTGGCCGTCGGTATCGTGGCGGCGCTTGGGGCACTGTTTTCCTTGCTCGATACCCTGCGTGGGCAAAACCGTTACCGGCTCGCGTTGGCATTGCTGCTGCTCACGCTGCTCTGTATGGGCACCGCACGGCACCTGATCCGGGAGTCCCTGTTGGGGCATCCCGTGGTCAGTGGAGACCCCATCGGGTCCACCTTCGCCTGAGGCGGACCCGACCAGGCGCTCAGAAGATCACGTGTCGACCCTTTTGACGGCGGCTGAAGATGGCCACCGTTGTTTCGGCATCTCCCACGCCCATGTTGCCGGAGTCTCCGATGCCGGAGGCGCCAAATTCTTCCCAGTCCATGGCGGAATCGGTGCCGTCGTTTTCCTTCAGCATGCCGCCGATGATGCGGCGAGCGCGCTGAAGTTTGCGGTCATCCCGGCTCCAGATGGAACAGGCCAGGTCGTGAGAGTTCGTCAGCACGGCAAAGCGCAGGAAGTCTTCGAATTCCGCCAGCGGCATCAGGCACAGGATGGGCATGAAGAACTCGGTGGTGGTCAGGTTGAACGTCTCTTCGCCCTTGCCGTCCCAATCTGCCGTGACCACCGCATTGGGCACCAGATCAGCGATGACCACCGGGGCAATCACCTCCGCGTGGTTCGCATACTCTGAATGGCTGAGCTTGCCGCCTTCGCGGGCGATGCGGTAGCCAGCGCGCCGGGCCGCTTCCTGAATGTTGGTCACGGTCTGGGCCTTGTGCACCATGTTGGGGCCAATCGTTTTGGCGTTCTCCGTGAGGTGCGGATCACCCACCGTCCACTGGTCCATCTCCGCGTTGATCAGGCTTTCGAGCTTGGTCAGCACCGCCTGGCTGCCTGCGATGCCGTGCAGGGTGGTGCACTTGTGGCTGCTGAAACCCAACTTGGAGTAAACCAGCCGGACCGCGATGCGCTGGAGCTCGTCGTCGCTGAATCCCTCATCGACGTAAGCCCAATTGCATCCGCCGCCTTCGAACTTGAGCGTGCGCACGCCGCGCCCCGAGGCGATCGCCTTGGCGGTTTTCTCGGAGCCGGTCAAAGAGACCACGGCCACCTTCTCGTGGGTGGCCAGCCCCGCAATGCCACTGCCGAAGCCTTCTAGCTTGTGGATGGCGCGCGGATTGGCCCCGGCAGCCAGCAGCATGCGCATCATCACCGTGTTGCAGATGCCGCCGAACGGATGACCTTTGAAGACCATCACGGAGCCGGACATGTAGCACCCCACGATCTGGATGACCGGAATGCCGTAAATGAAATTCATCGGGGTGACGACCGCGCACACGCCCGCAGGCAGGAAGCCGTTTTTCCAGTAACTATGGCCTGGCACCATCGGGGGCACGATTTCCCCACGGAGCGCTTTCTCTGCGTTGCCGCCAATGTGATCAGCGGCCCGCTTCGCTTCCCAGAAGTCCTTCTCAGCTTCCATGCGCGTCTTGGGGATGACGTGGCGAATTTCGCGCATCACATCCTCTGAGAAGTATTCGAGCAGGCGGGAGAAGTTGTTCACCACCCACTTTCGGTACGAGGTGGTCTCTTCGGCCCACTCGAAGCTGCTCCAGTGCGACCAGGCTGCTTCCACCACTTCTTCCACGTCGGCAGGTTGGGAGTCGGCCACGGCCACCATCGGAATGCGGTTGTCCCACAGGGTGGGCAGCGTCACCAGCTGGCCTGAACTGGGTTTTTTCCACTCCCCAGCCACCAGGTTGTAGGCAGGGACAGGAGCGGCATCTGGTGCCGTGGGCAACTCGCGGTACGGGAAGATGTAGTCGCGCAGCGTCTCCATCTCGTCATCCCGCAGGCCCACGCTGAACAGATTCCACTGCTGGCGCCGGGCGCCATAGAGGGCCGCCAAGGGGTCCTGGCCCAGCTGGCCGCGTGAATTGAAGGCGCGAACGGCGGCCTGCAGGCTCGCCAGGTCGAAGCGGCCCCTGGCGTCGAGCGCTGCATCGGTTGCGGAAGACTGAATCGTCATGGCTACCTCCCCGTCATCGACCCAGCACAATGGGCCATCTGCGAGGCGCATTGTACCACCGACGAAAGGAGCGTCGCCACGCCATCAGGCGCCGGGGAATGGGAGATCTGAGGCGCCCATCCGCCGCGTCTTTGCAGACGTGGTGGATGGCTGGATGCGATGCTCCGGCGGGCTGGTGTGGAGCAGGTGGCGTGCATCGGCCAGCAGCTGCCGGGTGAAGCTGTTCAAGGGCAGCTGGTCTGCCTCTTCCGGGGTGACCCAGCGGTACGCTTGCGCTTCGTCGGAGAGCGTGACGGGGCCGCCATCACACCGGCAAACAAAATTGAGCAAGATCATGTGGGCATCGGGCTTGTAGAATTCGGCTGATTGAATGGCTTCATAGACCGCCACAAATTGCACGTCACGTACGTTCAGACCGGTCTCTTCAGCGAACTCCCGCACCAGTGCCTCAGCCATCGGCTCGCCCGGGTCGATCTTGCCACCGGGAACTCCCCAGGTATGTCGCCACTTGTGGGTCTGGACCACCAGAACATGCCCATCAGGATCGCAGGCCAGGGCGCCCACCGTCACAATGGGGCGCGACGCGGATATCGTTGAGTCGGTGGACAAGGTGTTCAAACTCCAGGGCGGGGCGTGACCGGGCGATCCGATGCGACGAGATGTCGCCCATCGTCCTCCGATGGTATCGCAAATGTCCCGGGTATGGACGGGTATAAGGGCAGGGCGTTCCATGCGGATGCCCGCCCTGTCCCGTTGTCTTCCCGGCTGAGGTTCAGCGCCCCATGATCAACCTAGCTCCTCGTTTTCAGACGCTCGAGTTGCTAGGCCGTGGAGGAATGGGCGAGGTCTGGCGAGTGCGCTGTGAGCGCACCGACCAGGAAGTGGCCTTGAAGGTGTGCCTGAGCCCCGATGAGACGGGGCGCTTGCAGTTCCGGCAGGAATTCTGGGTGATGTCGACCCTGCGTCATCCCTCCTTGATTCCGGCCCTCGAGGCGGGCGAAACCGAGGACGGGCGTCCCTTTTTCACGATGCCCATCGTGCGCGGGACAGATGCGTCGCCCGGGATGCCGGAGGCCCAGGTGCGTGCGTGGCTGCCGGGCGTGCTGTCGGCGCTGGACTTTCTCCACCAGCGTGGTTTCGTTCACGGGGACATCAAGCCGGAAAACATCCGCCTGACGGACGATGGCGGTGTGCGCTTGATGGACCTGGGCTTGTTGCGTCGCTCGGGGCGACCCGCTCCCATCAGTGGCACCTTGGCCTACGTTCCGCCTGAACTGGTCTTGGGGCGTGCGGTCGATGGGCGCAGCGACCTTTATATGTTGGGCGCCGTGCTCTACGAACTTCTGGCCGGTGTCGCCCCCTTCTCCTCGGCCCGGACGGATGCCCTTTTGCGCGCGCACGTCTCCCAACATCCGGCGCCCCTCCGCCAGGTGATACCAGCCGTCTCCCTCGAGATGGACTCCGTGGTGGCGCGGTTGCTGGAAAAAAATCCCGCTGACCGATTCGCCAGCGGGCAGGAGGTGCTGGCCGCGCTGGGCTTGGAGTCGGCGGACGATGAATCCGCCACGCTCTGGACGCCTCCCTTGCTCGGGCGGGAGGTCCTGCAACGAGACCTGGAGGCCTGGAGTGTGCAGGCGGCACCCGACCCGCCCCTGCGCGCCATTCAGGGGGGCGCGGGGTTCGGCAAGACCCGTCTCCTGGAGGAGTTGGTTGCCTTCGCGCGCCTGCAGGGTGAGGTCTGTGTGCTGGGGGCGGGCATGGGCAGCGAGGCGACCCCCTACCAGGCCCTGGCGCCGTGGGTCAGTCACCTCTGGGAACTGGCCGCGGCGGACGTGCGGGAGCGCCTGGGGCCTTTCCTCACCACCGTCTTGCCTCACCTGGCCGACCAGGCCGCCCGCTCGCTGGAGGGCTCTGCCGAGCGGACCCGCTTTTTCGATTCGGTGGCCCTCCTCGCCGAACATGTGGCGCCTCGCCTGACCTGGTGCCTGGATGATGTTGAACGACTCGACTCCGATTCGTCGGACCTCGTGTTGTTCCTCAAAAAGCGTGGTGAGACCCTGCAGTGGCGCTGGCTGGTGGCAGGTCGGGACTTACCGGAGAAAATGGTCGAGTCGGCGCCGGTGGCGACCCTGGCGGCCTTCAGCCCGGAACAGTCTCGGGGGCTGTTGGCCACGATGCTGGGTGGAAAGGTGCCCGAGGCCGTGGCACTCCAAGCGATTGCCCTGGCCGAAGGGGTGCCGGGCTCGGTGGAGTTGTTGGCCCGGCACTGGGCCCAACAGGGCATCTTGAAGAAGCGCCGGGGCCAGTGGTACGTGACCCGCGAAGGCGACCTCGTGGCCTCAGGTGGGATCGAGGGTCTGGCCGACTCCTCCTGGACCACGCTTGAATCGGCCGCCCGCTCCCTGCTCGACCTGGCTGCCGTGCTGGGGGAACGTGCCTCATTGGCCGATCTCGCCCAGCTCTCCGGTCTGGATGACACGGCCTTCTTCGCCGCGCGTTCCGCCCTTGAACAGGCTGGTTTGTTGCTGGCAGAGGATGGGGCGTATCGCTTTCTGCGGCCCGGGCAGATGCCTCGCATCCTGGCTGCGTGGGACCCCTCCGCGCGACGGGAACAGCACGCGCGGATCGCTGTGTTCTTCGAGGCGCGCACACCCCTGGCTGATTGCGTCCGCAGGCGCGACCTGGGCACGTTGCTGCGGATTGCCGGTCACTGGGTGGAGGCAGGGCGACTGGGGGAGGCGTGGCCTTGGGTCGAAGCCGCCACGCGCCTGTGTCTGACCCGCGGGACCACCACCACGGTGATTTCCCTGGTCAATGCGATGCACACCTCAAGCGACCTGCAACCGCGCGTGCTGCTCGCGTTGGCCGGCCTGGAGGTGTATATCCTGCGTCATCAGGGACAGTTGGATGAGGCCATCGCGCGCTATGACGACGGATTGCTCGACCGCTTCGTGGCGCAGAGCGATCGCGAGGCCGGGGAACACCTGATCACCTATGCCACGATGGTGCAGCAAAAGGGCCGCTATGACCAGGCAGCCGAGAAGACGCGCCTCGGTATCGAACGAGCGCGCCGCGTGCAGGACTGGGCGACTGTCGTCCGCGGGCAGTTCGGTCTTGGTCGCATGCATTATTTCCAGGGTGATTCCGTGCAGGCCGTGGCGCAGATTGAAGAGGCGATCGCCTTGGCCCGCCAGCACGGCTTGACCTCGAGCCTCCCGCCCATGTTGAGCCTGGCCGGTTATATTCTCTCGTCGGCGGGGGAGGCGGAGATGCCTCGCGCCATGGCCTTGATGACCGAGGGGTTGAAGCTGGCGCGAGAGGAGGACAATCTCTACGACTCCGCGGAAGCGCTCAACAACCTGGGCAATGTCTTGATGGCGGGCGGAAAATTCAGTGCGGCGAAGCGCTATTTCGAGGAGTATCTCGTTCTGTGCGAGCGAATGGCCCTGCCCGGCGAGGAAACCTTCGCGCACTTGAACGTGGCCTCCGTGGCGTTGGAGCTAGGTTATCTGGCCGATGCCACTTACCACACTGACGTTGCCCTGAAAATCTGTCGTCCCGCGGGCCGTCGCTTTCCGGAAGCCTTTGCCATGGTTACCCAGGGGGCCTTGAAGATTCAGGCCGGAGAGCCGGATGCCGGTTTGGCCCTGATCCAGGCGAGCCTCGATCTGACGCGGGAGATTTCCAATCGTTACCTGGAAAGTCAGGTATTGGCGTTTCAGGCGGAGGCGGCCATGTTGACCGGCCAGCTCGACTGGGCGGAAAGCTTGCTGGCGCAGCTAGAGGCTGACCCTGCCAATTCGGAACACAGTGAGCAGGCGGCTCGCCTGGCCCGCGTGCGGGCTGGGCTGGATTCCGTGCGTGATGCGGCGGCGTTTCTGCGCAGGGCGGAGGCGGCGGCTGGAAGCGATGCGCCCTTGCCCGGGGTCACGTTGCATGTGCTGCGCTGGGGGGGATGTGCTGCCCTGCGAGGCGGTGAAGCCGAACGGGCCGAGAGGTTGCTGCGGGCTGCGGCAGCCCTGGCAGAGGCCGAGCAGATCAAGGGAGTCGCCCTCGAAGTTGAAATCTTGCGGGCGCTGGCGGCCGAAGCCCAGGGAGCCTATGGCCGGATGGCGGATCGCTTGGCTCGGGCGACGGCGTTGGCGGAAGAGACCCGGGCGACGCACGCGCAGCAGTGGATCGCCCTGCTGCGGGCTTACATGCCCTCCGGCTCGTTGAGCCAGTCGCAAGCGGCCTTGGGGTATTTACATGCCTGGCGTCAGCGATTGCCGAGGGAATCTGTCTCGGCGGCCCTGCAACTGGAGTGTCGTGACCTGATATTGGCTCAGGAGGCCACCTGCGAGATGTCCCAACGCACCACCGGACTGGCTGCTGCCATGTGTGAGGTCTCCGCGGCGTCGACGCCCGAGGACGTCATTCGCGTCGCGTTGGGGGCGCTTCTGACGCTCTTCACGGCGCGCTCCGTTCATGTGGCCACCTTTCAAGGATCTGGCTTGAGCGGGCTCGAATCGGCGGGCACGCTGGTCGATAACGAGCGTGAGGCTATTCTGGCGGCGGCCTGGGACGTGCATGCCACCGGAGAGGAGAGACTGCTCCAACTGGAGGGTCAACACGGACACGAGCCGTCCGCGGTTCTGGCCGTTCCCTTGCCGGCTCAGGACCGCTTGCGCGTCTGGATCTTGCACGTGCCTCAACGTCCCGACCTTGAACCTGCTGCCGTGAGGCAGGCAGTGGCCTTCGTGGCACGCATGGCTGCCAACAAGCTGGATCTGGCTCATGCCGAATCGCGCGAGGGCGGCGGATCGGTGAGCGCAAGCTTGGCGCTGCAGGCGGCCAAGGCCGCGCTGGATGGCAACGACCCGATGGAGAGAGTCTCGGCGCTGGCCGCAGAAACCCTGCGTGCCTTCAACGCCCGTCGGTTGCTGCTGCTGGCGCAGGAGGGGGGCAGGATGCGCTGCGAGGTGGCCTTCGGCCCCGACGCGGAGGTCTTGAACCCGGAGTGGCAGATCTTCACCAAGGGGCTTGCGCGTCAGGTCTTCAACGAGAAGAAACCCCAATTTTTTGACGCCACCGAAGGCGATGCTGGCCCGACGCGTGCCAGTGTGCGGGCCTTGGATCTGCACTATGTGCTGGTCGCTCCCCTGAGCCAGGGTGATGTCACCCGGGGGGTGCTCTACCTCGACCTGGAGCACGGGGTGTCGTCCGAGGCGCATGCGCTTGAAACGCTCGAGGCCCTGGCCGGGGTGTGGGCCGCGATGAGCAAGGTCATTGCGGCGACGGCGCTCCCGCAAACCTGATGGAGACGAACCCGGATTGCCTGATTGTCGGGGCCGGGATGGCCGGGATCAGCGCGGCGCTCTGGTGTCATCGGCTCGGCCTCAGGTTCGCTTGGGTGGAAGCCGCGGGGCGCCCCGGTGGGCAGTTGTGGCGAATCCACGGTGGCATCCCGGATTATCCTGGCCTGGCGGCCCCGAACGGTGCCAGCTTTCTCGCGTCCTTGCAGCAACAATTGCAGGCCCTTGAACTCGCGCCTGCGCTGTCCACGGCGGTGGTGGCCCACGATTCGCTCACCAGGACGGTCAAATTGAGTGATGGCCGCTTTTGTCAGCCCCGAACGATTCTGATCGCGACGGGGGCTGAGCCACGCCGTCTGGTGATTCCGGGAGAGGAGACCTGGCGAGGACGTGGTGTCAGCGATTCTGCGACGCGCGATCGCGCATTCCTGGCCGGGCAGGTGGTGGCGGTGGTCGGAGGGGGAGACGCAGCGCTCGAAAATGCCCTGATCCTGTCAGAGGTTTGCCCCAAGGTGTATCTGCTCCATCGGGGGGCCTCCTTCCGAGCGCAGCCGGGTTTTCAGCAGGCGGTCTCGCAGCATCCCCGCATTGAAGTTCGTTTCCAGACTCGCGTGGTGGCTGTCCAGGGGAATGATTCCGTTCAGGCACTCGAGATCGAGACGGCCGATAGGGCGGAAACCC
This genomic interval from Candidatus Sericytochromatia bacterium contains the following:
- a CDS encoding NAD(P)/FAD-dependent oxidoreductase, which gives rise to METNPDCLIVGAGMAGISAALWCHRLGLRFAWVEAAGRPGGQLWRIHGGIPDYPGLAAPNGASFLASLQQQLQALELAPALSTAVVAHDSLTRTVKLSDGRFCQPRTILIATGAEPRRLVIPGEETWRGRGVSDSATRDRAFLAGQVVAVVGGGDAALENALILSEVCPKVYLLHRGASFRAQPGFQQAVSQHPRIEVRFQTRVVAVQGNDSVQALEIETADRAETLAVGAMVVKVGVAAALGPWAGCLRCNADGRLWVDLAQRTSEEGIWAAGDVCNAEASSLVASAGQAMVAVKQIALTLADA
- a CDS encoding cytochrome c, with product MDFPYFEFPLVGNRYLIAFIATLHVLVNHSAAIGGSLLVVLAEREAIRLGSSDWDDLAYRLARLFFLLTTTVGALSGVGIWFSVMVAAPAGIAAMLHIFFWAWFVEWFVFIAEVAMVLGYFLSWRTFSDRRRHLQLGWAYVLTSFLTLAIITGILGAMLTPGAWLSERAFWGAFFNPSYGPQLVFRTGLALALAGCLGLLLMRWVAPPSLLVPFQRLCGRFLLAAVPLMGLGGCWYLMVLPDRMRALLPTALMTTRFADWSALAGVLHALVCLALFGLGLACLRLGRAAPRAVVWLTGFALVMLLGHFERAREFVRKPFLIPGYMYANGIRVADVPRLNREGLLTHTRWTGIKRPEPGQERAAGQALFRLQCASCHTVAGPNGLAVRLSGQSPQGIHAFLGVQHQVHPFMPPFVGTEAEKHALAGYLSSLRQSPERDARVPGRTLP
- a CDS encoding aldehyde dehydrogenase family protein; the encoded protein is MTIQSSATDAALDARGRFDLASLQAAVRAFNSRGQLGQDPLAALYGARRQQWNLFSVGLRDDEMETLRDYIFPYRELPTAPDAAPVPAYNLVAGEWKKPSSGQLVTLPTLWDNRIPMVAVADSQPADVEEVVEAAWSHWSSFEWAEETTSYRKWVVNNFSRLLEYFSEDVMREIRHVIPKTRMEAEKDFWEAKRAADHIGGNAEKALRGEIVPPMVPGHSYWKNGFLPAGVCAVVTPMNFIYGIPVIQIVGCYMSGSVMVFKGHPFGGICNTVMMRMLLAAGANPRAIHKLEGFGSGIAGLATHEKVAVVSLTGSEKTAKAIASGRGVRTLKFEGGGCNWAYVDEGFSDDELQRIAVRLVYSKLGFSSHKCTTLHGIAGSQAVLTKLESLINAEMDQWTVGDPHLTENAKTIGPNMVHKAQTVTNIQEAARRAGYRIAREGGKLSHSEYANHAEVIAPVVIADLVPNAVVTADWDGKGEETFNLTTTEFFMPILCLMPLAEFEDFLRFAVLTNSHDLACSIWSRDDRKLQRARRIIGGMLKENDGTDSAMDWEEFGASGIGDSGNMGVGDAETTVAIFSRRQKGRHVIF
- a CDS encoding NUDIX domain-containing protein yields the protein MSTDSTISASRPIVTVGALACDPDGHVLVVQTHKWRHTWGVPGGKIDPGEPMAEALVREFAEETGLNVRDVQFVAVYEAIQSAEFYKPDAHMILLNFVCRCDGGPVTLSDEAQAYRWVTPEEADQLPLNSFTRQLLADARHLLHTSPPEHRIQPSTTSAKTRRMGASDLPFPGA
- a CDS encoding protein kinase; this encodes MINLAPRFQTLELLGRGGMGEVWRVRCERTDQEVALKVCLSPDETGRLQFRQEFWVMSTLRHPSLIPALEAGETEDGRPFFTMPIVRGTDASPGMPEAQVRAWLPGVLSALDFLHQRGFVHGDIKPENIRLTDDGGVRLMDLGLLRRSGRPAPISGTLAYVPPELVLGRAVDGRSDLYMLGAVLYELLAGVAPFSSARTDALLRAHVSQHPAPLRQVIPAVSLEMDSVVARLLEKNPADRFASGQEVLAALGLESADDESATLWTPPLLGREVLQRDLEAWSVQAAPDPPLRAIQGGAGFGKTRLLEELVAFARLQGEVCVLGAGMGSEATPYQALAPWVSHLWELAAADVRERLGPFLTTVLPHLADQAARSLEGSAERTRFFDSVALLAEHVAPRLTWCLDDVERLDSDSSDLVLFLKKRGETLQWRWLVAGRDLPEKMVESAPVATLAAFSPEQSRGLLATMLGGKVPEAVALQAIALAEGVPGSVELLARHWAQQGILKKRRGQWYVTREGDLVASGGIEGLADSSWTTLESAARSLLDLAAVLGERASLADLAQLSGLDDTAFFAARSALEQAGLLLAEDGAYRFLRPGQMPRILAAWDPSARREQHARIAVFFEARTPLADCVRRRDLGTLLRIAGHWVEAGRLGEAWPWVEAATRLCLTRGTTTTVISLVNAMHTSSDLQPRVLLALAGLEVYILRHQGQLDEAIARYDDGLLDRFVAQSDREAGEHLITYATMVQQKGRYDQAAEKTRLGIERARRVQDWATVVRGQFGLGRMHYFQGDSVQAVAQIEEAIALARQHGLTSSLPPMLSLAGYILSSAGEAEMPRAMALMTEGLKLAREEDNLYDSAEALNNLGNVLMAGGKFSAAKRYFEEYLVLCERMALPGEETFAHLNVASVALELGYLADATYHTDVALKICRPAGRRFPEAFAMVTQGALKIQAGEPDAGLALIQASLDLTREISNRYLESQVLAFQAEAAMLTGQLDWAESLLAQLEADPANSEHSEQAARLARVRAGLDSVRDAAAFLRRAEAAAGSDAPLPGVTLHVLRWGGCAALRGGEAERAERLLRAAAALAEAEQIKGVALEVEILRALAAEAQGAYGRMADRLARATALAEETRATHAQQWIALLRAYMPSGSLSQSQAALGYLHAWRQRLPRESVSAALQLECRDLILAQEATCEMSQRTTGLAAAMCEVSAASTPEDVIRVALGALLTLFTARSVHVATFQGSGLSGLESAGTLVDNEREAILAAAWDVHATGEERLLQLEGQHGHEPSAVLAVPLPAQDRLRVWILHVPQRPDLEPAAVRQAVAFVARMAANKLDLAHAESREGGGSVSASLALQAAKAALDGNDPMERVSALAAETLRAFNARRLLLLAQEGGRMRCEVAFGPDAEVLNPEWQIFTKGLARQVFNEKKPQFFDATEGDAGPTRASVRALDLHYVLVAPLSQGDVTRGVLYLDLEHGVSSEAHALETLEALAGVWAAMSKVIAATALPQT